A window of Paenibacillus sp. 19GGS1-52 contains these coding sequences:
- a CDS encoding ABC transporter permease subunit → MTDMMQVARREIKMGFRNPWAYSFLALFCTFSLSLLVINSQNIVQGYSAITGSMLSLVLYLLPLMTLFLGSFSLTSEKEEGSWQLLSTYPMGTMSFILGKYVGLSAVLLLIVAFGYGLMGFISGLIGVNFDATTYFLFLVFSAGLVLLFLTIALFIGSLSRNRWQALTISVSVWFFLVIGWPTFLIAVLGILPYLWIKPLLVVLTIMNPAELVRLFVVIKLGGGSVLGPEYYQWVEWIGRPEGSLLFIGICLSWIIASIFAVYWIWERGRSRG, encoded by the coding sequence ATGACAGATATGATGCAAGTGGCCCGAAGAGAGATCAAGATGGGGTTCCGCAATCCCTGGGCCTATTCTTTTCTGGCTCTGTTCTGCACGTTTAGTCTAAGCTTACTGGTCATCAATTCACAGAATATCGTACAAGGCTATTCGGCCATTACGGGCTCGATGCTAAGTCTTGTATTGTATCTTCTGCCGCTGATGACCTTGTTTCTAGGGTCTTTCTCTTTAACTTCAGAGAAGGAGGAGGGCAGCTGGCAGCTGTTATCTACTTACCCTATGGGGACAATGTCATTTATTCTTGGCAAATATGTAGGTCTATCTGCAGTTCTGCTCCTTATTGTAGCGTTTGGTTATGGTCTAATGGGGTTTATCAGTGGGTTGATTGGAGTCAATTTTGATGCCACAACCTATTTTCTTTTTCTTGTTTTTTCAGCTGGACTAGTCCTGCTATTCTTGACCATCGCTCTATTCATAGGTTCGTTGTCCCGAAATCGCTGGCAGGCGTTGACGATCTCTGTCTCTGTTTGGTTTTTCTTAGTCATTGGATGGCCAACCTTTCTGATTGCCGTATTAGGTATTTTACCGTATTTATGGATCAAGCCTCTGTTAGTGGTCTTAACGATTATGAATCCTGCTGAGCTGGTAAGGTTGTTTGTTGTGATTAAGCTTGGAGGAGGTTCAGTACTTGGACCTGAATATTATCAGTGGGTGGAGTGGATTGGACGTCCCGAAGGCAGCTTGCTGTTTATTGGCATATGTCTGAGCTGGATTATTGCCTCTATCTTTGCTGTGTACTGGATCTGGGAGAGGGGGCGTTCCCGTGGGTGA
- a CDS encoding leucine-rich repeat domain-containing protein — MMIRFYTGPKGEAYKRLIGFLIERTDKFVLSEWDEHYGMVKLYTEVMDKLKPFLVEQNTMEQMQAKSGANYSPGTYYIYQCCAEAGAVLKEAVHGLYDWQQPHMPEDLCFWDAEGADYLYSVSHEKICSLKMSEEEARQLAERIPGLFMEFEAHWDVDCFINDAIKHQTDSLTLTSYRLTEIPDRIRELKQLKFLEVFEQDITRLPLALFELATLETLTLMTADLECIPPEIAKLQQLKHLTIYCGSSDRTMPGWSPKAKSDLLLDRLPPELGQLKQLETLNISYTGIQELPPELEQLTGLRYLSISNNLIKTNPRFLSRMPNLKYVDGLE, encoded by the coding sequence ATGATGATAAGGTTTTATACGGGCCCCAAGGGGGAAGCCTACAAGCGACTGATCGGCTTTCTAATTGAGCGTACAGACAAATTTGTCCTATCGGAATGGGATGAGCATTATGGAATGGTTAAACTGTATACGGAAGTCATGGATAAGCTAAAGCCTTTTTTAGTAGAGCAAAACACCATGGAGCAAATGCAGGCCAAGAGCGGAGCTAATTATTCTCCAGGTACATATTATATCTATCAATGCTGTGCTGAAGCAGGAGCTGTGTTGAAAGAAGCGGTGCATGGTTTATATGACTGGCAGCAGCCACATATGCCTGAGGATTTGTGCTTTTGGGATGCAGAGGGTGCTGATTATCTGTACAGCGTTTCCCATGAGAAAATTTGTAGCCTTAAGATGAGTGAGGAAGAGGCCCGACAATTGGCGGAACGTATTCCTGGCTTGTTCATGGAGTTTGAAGCCCATTGGGATGTGGATTGCTTCATCAATGATGCGATTAAGCATCAAACAGATTCACTGACACTAACTTCGTATAGGCTTACAGAGATCCCGGACCGTATCCGTGAGTTGAAGCAGTTGAAATTCCTCGAAGTCTTCGAACAGGACATCACTAGACTTCCGCTGGCCTTATTTGAGCTGGCTACGTTAGAAACGTTGACGTTGATGACTGCCGATCTGGAATGTATTCCACCCGAGATCGCCAAGCTTCAGCAGCTAAAGCATTTAACGATTTATTGTGGCAGTTCAGACCGTACAATGCCAGGGTGGAGTCCAAAAGCCAAGTCTGATTTGTTATTGGATCGTCTTCCTCCAGAATTAGGGCAATTGAAGCAGTTAGAAACGTTAAACATCAGCTATACGGGAATTCAAGAGTTGCCTCCTGAGCTGGAACAGTTAACAGGGCTTCGTTACTTGAGTATCAGCAACAATCTGATAAAGACTAACCCTAGATTTTTATCCCGTATGCCTAATCTGAAGTATGTCGATGGATTGGAATGA
- a CDS encoding redoxin domain-containing protein: MKRQRWVALLIIAVLIAAGVWTIIQSRGPDGKEAAGAVAPIFELTTIQGQKVRLADYKGQVVVINFWASWCGPCVREMPLIDRIHQTQAPEVTTLFINVGESKGTVVDYLESQHFSFPVSIDITGRASGLYGITGLPATFIIDASGVIRKAVLGEITEYSQLESWVEDAKIPL; encoded by the coding sequence ATGAAGAGACAACGCTGGGTTGCGCTGCTGATTATTGCTGTACTAATTGCCGCAGGAGTCTGGACGATTATCCAATCTAGAGGCCCGGATGGGAAGGAAGCTGCTGGAGCTGTAGCCCCTATATTTGAGTTAACCACGATTCAGGGGCAGAAGGTTCGACTGGCAGACTATAAGGGTCAGGTTGTAGTGATCAACTTCTGGGCATCTTGGTGCGGTCCTTGTGTTCGGGAGATGCCGTTAATTGATCGTATCCATCAAACTCAGGCGCCTGAGGTAACAACATTGTTTATCAATGTGGGTGAATCCAAAGGGACGGTTGTGGACTATTTGGAGAGTCAACACTTCTCTTTTCCTGTTAGTATAGATATTACGGGAAGAGCATCAGGATTATATGGAATTACAGGACTGCCAGCGACGTTTATCATTGATGCGAGTGGAGTCATTAGAAAAGCTGTGCTTGGCGAGATAACAGAATATTCCCAACTGGAATCATGGGTGGAGGATGCGAAGATACCGTTATAA
- a CDS encoding carbohydrate ABC transporter permease, with translation MYIMRMKKGLFWTLLTGYGIFTLYPFFWLIISAFKTNEDFYSHPFGLPKIWHFDNFIRAWESSKLGTAFMNSMIVSVGSLIITLFVAALASFILARFQFRLKGWIMTFFVVGMLIPIHSTLVPLFILMKQMSMLNTYWALIFPYTAFALPTAIFVLTAYLSTIPKEIEEAAFIDGTGLWGLFRRIILPISTPALSTVTILSFLHSWNDFSFALVLINKTKLKTLPLGIANFADGYQTDYGLTLAAMTISVIPTILIYLIFQDQVMKGMTAGAVKG, from the coding sequence ATGTATATAATGAGAATGAAAAAAGGACTATTTTGGACGTTATTGACGGGATATGGTATTTTTACTCTGTACCCTTTCTTTTGGCTTATTATCAGTGCGTTTAAGACCAATGAAGATTTCTATAGCCATCCCTTCGGGCTGCCGAAGATTTGGCACTTTGATAATTTCATTCGCGCTTGGGAAAGCTCGAAGCTTGGAACCGCTTTTATGAACTCGATGATTGTCTCTGTAGGCTCATTGATTATCACCTTATTTGTCGCAGCCTTGGCCTCCTTTATTCTGGCCCGGTTTCAATTCCGCTTAAAGGGTTGGATCATGACGTTCTTCGTCGTCGGAATGCTGATTCCCATTCACAGCACCTTGGTTCCGCTCTTTATTCTGATGAAACAGATGTCCATGCTGAATACGTATTGGGCTTTAATATTTCCATATACGGCTTTTGCTCTGCCTACGGCGATCTTTGTACTCACCGCTTACCTGAGCACGATCCCTAAAGAGATTGAAGAAGCAGCTTTTATCGATGGCACAGGCTTATGGGGGCTATTCAGAAGGATTATTCTGCCGATATCCACTCCTGCCTTGTCAACGGTTACGATCTTAAGCTTTCTACATTCGTGGAATGACTTCTCTTTTGCGTTAGTTCTTATTAATAAAACAAAACTAAAAACACTCCCGCTGGGAATCGCCAATTTCGCCGATGGCTATCAGACGGATTATGGTCTCACGCTGGCTGCAATGACGATCTCCGTCATTCCTACCATTCTGATCTATCTGATCTTCCAGGATCAAGTGATGAAGGGGATGACAGCAGGAGCGGTTAAAGGCTAG
- a CDS encoding extracellular solute-binding protein encodes MRKFTKAALAAALSVIMLAGCSNQEAANNGGSTGEKVTLTVWHNWTGQDAKSVTMRKLLADFQTAHPEVTLEDEGLPTDGLKTRLRTVAAADEMPDLFVMWPDAMTKEFQKGDLLQPINEFLDSKPEWRDNFIPNALDGYTIDDNIYSVPMNLAPTSFIFYNKLLFDQYKVAIPKTWDELMTAIDTFNKNDIIPIALGNKTNWVAQSTIFSTLADRVTGSDWFLKAVNQDGAKFTDPEFVKALTVLQDLGKAKAFQDGFNGIDETQMMQLYFQGKSAMVIDGGWALANLVSNAPKEVLDNTHITIIPSIAGGKGDAGSTAGVVGTGLGISKKLTGAKKDAAMELLYALSGPDGQQATLDSSTLISYNLELDPSKANPLFVELHELMKNVKISPVYDAKLSSAAVEVTNNGLQELLMGGNPEDIAKKIQDAQAKALGK; translated from the coding sequence ATGAGAAAATTTACAAAAGCAGCCTTGGCCGCTGCTCTATCGGTAATCATGCTAGCGGGCTGCAGCAATCAGGAAGCAGCCAATAATGGAGGCAGCACAGGGGAAAAAGTGACCTTGACGGTGTGGCATAACTGGACAGGTCAGGACGCGAAGTCGGTGACCATGCGAAAATTATTGGCGGACTTCCAAACTGCGCATCCTGAGGTCACGCTGGAAGATGAAGGACTTCCGACTGATGGGTTGAAGACACGGCTTAGAACTGTAGCTGCCGCTGATGAAATGCCTGATCTCTTCGTGATGTGGCCTGATGCCATGACTAAGGAATTCCAAAAAGGGGATCTTCTCCAGCCGATTAACGAATTTCTGGACAGCAAGCCAGAGTGGAGAGATAATTTCATTCCGAATGCGCTCGATGGTTATACGATCGATGATAACATCTATTCTGTTCCGATGAATTTAGCGCCAACTTCGTTTATCTTCTACAATAAACTGCTATTCGATCAATATAAAGTGGCTATTCCTAAGACTTGGGATGAGCTGATGACCGCGATTGATACCTTTAATAAGAATGATATCATTCCCATTGCTTTAGGGAATAAGACGAATTGGGTGGCTCAGTCCACTATTTTTAGTACTCTCGCAGATCGTGTAACAGGTTCGGATTGGTTCTTGAAGGCCGTGAATCAGGATGGCGCAAAGTTTACGGATCCGGAGTTTGTCAAAGCCCTAACAGTTCTTCAGGACTTAGGTAAAGCAAAAGCTTTTCAGGATGGATTCAATGGTATTGATGAAACTCAAATGATGCAGCTCTACTTCCAAGGGAAGTCGGCGATGGTTATTGATGGAGGCTGGGCGCTGGCTAACCTGGTAAGCAATGCACCTAAAGAAGTGTTGGATAACACGCATATTACCATTATTCCTTCCATTGCTGGAGGTAAGGGCGATGCAGGTTCTACCGCAGGTGTTGTGGGAACAGGACTGGGAATTAGCAAAAAATTAACAGGTGCGAAGAAGGACGCGGCGATGGAATTGTTATATGCCCTGTCCGGTCCAGATGGACAACAGGCCACGCTGGATAGCAGTACTTTGATAAGCTATAACCTTGAATTGGACCCAAGTAAAGCAAATCCGCTATTCGTTGAGTTACATGAATTGATGAAGAATGTAAAGATCAGCCCGGTATATGACGCCAAATTAAGCTCTGCTGCTGTTGAAGTCACTAATAATGGTCTGCAGGAATTGCTGATGGGTGGAAATCCAGAAGATATCGCTAAGAAAATACAGGATGCTCAAGCTAAGGCGCTTGGTAAATAA
- a CDS encoding sensor histidine kinase produces the protein MEEQALMRQWIQSSLRRKLFILMLVSILIPLLFLGSFAYVISLRITEDKTKLAGMDTLRQMDGNLRFIIQDVENISLFLIGDREIQQWLGSLDEVSSSSSNSSSSSGDIVGMITNLASSKPYISDITLYPSKGSTALSTTTLYNSDLTSQLDMSAVKEKEWTGVYSVRDYAGAKNIITFIRPLRSIHDYNTLGWLAISLDEAVISEYWSQPQLGEGQGQVALVNDKGEILSATNKSWLSKPFDSLYPGVIQGFSQAKTGSNTFGDGDAKQTILHYRHPNLDWMLIGTIPYDIYSSQNRYIWQLTLIAVALSVGLSAGLILFVVQRVTNPLRVLTRLLTRIDPERPLPIFPSASTDEIGMLGKSYNMLGKQIALLKEELIRDGVRKKEADIRALQSQINPHFLYNTLSSIHWIALMDDEKRIADMVQALSDFLRISLNKGKDYYPVHQELAHIQNYAQIQSIRFPDQFEVDFIIDAELNDKVMLKLLLQPLVENAMLHGIQKKKEKGTITIYLEKKEGLMCFLILDDGIGMTVEQLDQVKNNLLSTEDIPLEGLGGYGLRNVNERLILHYGSESQLNIQSRVNQGTRISFSIPIREG, from the coding sequence ATGGAGGAACAAGCACTGATGAGACAATGGATACAAAGCTCCTTGCGACGCAAGCTGTTTATCTTAATGCTGGTTTCGATCCTGATCCCGCTGTTATTTCTAGGTAGCTTTGCTTATGTCATTTCTTTGCGAATTACGGAAGACAAAACAAAGCTTGCCGGGATGGACACCTTAAGGCAAATGGATGGGAATTTACGATTTATCATCCAGGATGTTGAGAATATTTCGCTCTTCCTCATCGGGGACCGTGAAATCCAGCAGTGGCTGGGTTCGTTAGACGAGGTTAGCAGCAGTAGTAGCAATAGCAGCAGCAGCAGTGGGGATATCGTAGGTATGATCACTAATTTGGCCAGCTCTAAGCCCTACATTTCTGACATTACGCTCTACCCCTCCAAAGGCTCAACAGCATTATCAACGACTACCTTATATAATTCTGATTTAACCAGTCAACTGGATATGAGCGCAGTGAAAGAGAAGGAATGGACAGGTGTCTATTCGGTCCGTGATTATGCAGGAGCGAAGAATATCATCACCTTTATAAGACCGCTGCGGAGTATTCATGATTACAATACATTAGGCTGGCTGGCCATCAGTTTAGACGAAGCGGTGATCTCCGAATATTGGTCTCAGCCGCAGCTTGGGGAGGGGCAAGGTCAAGTTGCCTTAGTCAATGATAAAGGTGAAATTCTCTCCGCTACGAATAAAAGCTGGCTGTCCAAGCCATTCGATTCCTTGTATCCAGGAGTGATACAGGGATTTAGTCAAGCCAAGACGGGAAGTAACACCTTTGGAGATGGTGATGCCAAACAAACCATTCTACACTATCGTCACCCCAATTTAGACTGGATGTTGATCGGTACCATACCGTATGACATCTATAGCTCACAGAATCGTTACATCTGGCAGCTCACCCTTATTGCCGTAGCGCTCTCTGTAGGGCTCAGTGCAGGTTTGATTTTGTTTGTCGTTCAGCGGGTGACCAACCCGCTGCGTGTGCTTACGAGGCTGCTGACTCGAATTGATCCTGAACGTCCGCTGCCTATTTTTCCGAGTGCTTCAACAGATGAGATTGGCATGCTGGGTAAAAGCTACAATATGCTGGGCAAACAAATCGCTCTCTTGAAAGAAGAATTGATCCGTGATGGAGTTCGGAAGAAAGAGGCCGATATTCGGGCTTTGCAATCGCAGATTAATCCGCATTTTCTGTATAATACGTTATCCTCTATTCACTGGATTGCGCTGATGGATGATGAGAAGCGTATTGCCGATATGGTTCAAGCGCTAAGTGATTTTCTGCGTATAAGTCTGAATAAAGGAAAAGACTACTATCCCGTCCATCAGGAATTGGCCCATATCCAAAATTATGCCCAGATCCAATCGATTCGCTTTCCAGATCAATTTGAAGTCGATTTCATCATTGATGCTGAATTGAATGATAAAGTTATGCTGAAGCTTCTATTACAGCCATTGGTGGAGAATGCGATGCTGCACGGAATTCAGAAGAAGAAGGAGAAGGGAACGATCACGATATATCTGGAGAAAAAAGAGGGGCTTATGTGCTTTCTTATCCTTGATGATGGAATTGGCATGACCGTAGAGCAGCTGGATCAAGTGAAAAACAACCTCCTGAGTACAGAGGATATACCCCTTGAGGGGCTGGGTGGGTATGGCTTGCGGAATGTGAATGAACGCCTTATTCTCCATTATGGGTCGGAGTCACAGCTGAATATCCAGAGTCGTGTAAACCAGGGAACTCGCATCTCTTTCTCGATTCCCATCCGGGAGGGATAA
- a CDS encoding NosD domain-containing protein, translating to MSRKGNGSHHIHKVRVWFLLILMNVVWIVPLNAGIATASSISQTEAIALQPIIDQAQTGDVLVLAPGTYLGPVVIDKRLSISGEGAVTLLNHSEDSAIQINSSGVKLQEMNIQQDADGDSAAIVVRADQVTLANLVIHTGGYGIILRDANGGVIRNNKIRWFIPKGQAPGTSGNGIDLYNSHGTKIMENEITYLRDGIYLENSRNTVVDQNKLYYLRYGIHCMYIDGSYVTNNIGEYNITGAMVMGVTNVVVSGNSFRKQNQNVHSQGILLYDVHTSAIVNNTVEGNRVGIYMEQSSDNDLRDNIILRNFIGVQFLGAEGNQFQNNGFIANVIEAEATDSKDNKMNRNFWDSFQGLDVTNEGTSDIPYAINPFYQQLISNNSAYQLFFQSPGMTFLSDMFTNGKEEWSTDHTPLMKLTTGAPAETASSYGIVMVVGWLLLFLSVVTIIYLGVLRL from the coding sequence ATGTCCAGAAAAGGTAATGGATCACACCATATACATAAGGTTCGTGTTTGGTTCCTGTTGATCCTGATGAATGTGGTTTGGATCGTTCCGCTGAATGCCGGTATAGCCACTGCAAGTTCGATATCACAGACTGAGGCGATCGCTCTGCAGCCTATTATTGATCAAGCCCAAACTGGAGATGTACTGGTATTGGCTCCAGGTACTTATCTCGGGCCTGTGGTAATTGATAAACGGCTCTCTATCAGTGGTGAGGGAGCCGTTACGTTATTGAATCATTCAGAAGATTCAGCCATTCAGATTAACTCGAGTGGAGTGAAGTTGCAGGAGATGAACATTCAGCAAGATGCAGACGGAGATTCGGCTGCAATTGTGGTGAGAGCCGATCAAGTAACCTTAGCAAATCTGGTTATTCATACCGGAGGGTACGGGATTATACTTCGAGATGCAAACGGAGGTGTGATCCGGAACAACAAAATTCGCTGGTTCATCCCCAAAGGGCAGGCCCCAGGTACTAGTGGCAATGGGATTGATCTCTATAATTCTCATGGTACAAAGATTATGGAGAATGAGATCACTTATTTGCGGGATGGAATCTATCTGGAAAACAGTCGAAATACAGTAGTAGACCAGAATAAGCTCTATTATTTGCGCTATGGAATCCACTGCATGTATATCGATGGTTCTTACGTGACCAACAATATTGGAGAGTATAATATCACCGGTGCTATGGTCATGGGAGTGACGAATGTAGTGGTATCCGGCAACTCCTTCCGTAAACAAAACCAGAATGTTCATTCCCAGGGAATTCTCTTGTATGACGTACATACGTCGGCTATTGTGAACAACACGGTGGAAGGAAATCGTGTAGGCATATATATGGAACAATCTTCCGATAATGATCTAAGAGACAATATTATCCTTAGGAATTTCATTGGTGTTCAGTTTCTGGGTGCGGAAGGCAATCAGTTTCAGAATAACGGGTTCATCGCCAATGTTATTGAAGCGGAGGCAACAGACAGCAAGGACAATAAGATGAACAGGAATTTCTGGGATTCTTTTCAGGGGCTGGATGTAACGAATGAGGGGACAAGCGATATACCCTATGCTATCAACCCCTTCTATCAGCAGTTAATTAGTAACAACTCCGCTTATCAGTTATTTTTTCAATCACCGGGAATGACCTTTTTGAGCGATATGTTTACAAATGGCAAGGAAGAATGGTCTACCGATCACACACCGCTTATGAAGCTGACAACCGGGGCTCCTGCGGAGACTGCCTCAAGTTATGGGATTGTAATGGTTGTGGGCTGGCTTCTGTTGTTTCTGTCTGTAGTAACTATAATCTATTTGGGGGTATTACGTTTATGA
- a CDS encoding sugar ABC transporter permease gives MNTLRSRRFIIMGLLPAMLIYALFVFVPVIWSAYYGFFDWSGIGASSFIGLDNYVEIVHDPIFWRALKNNFIFVGAAVLGQVPLALILAILLSKNNFLQRFLRSAIFLPMVLSTVVIGMIWQYIYHPQIGILNFFLDALGLESWKLQWLSDDKIAIFALIPPLIWSFVGLYLIIFMSALQNIPGEIHDAAQLDGATGLRKLASISLPMIWGTVQVALVLCISGSLKSFDLVYIMTKGGPAHATELLATYMYNSTFTSYRYGFGSAISTTIVLISLILIGTSQWITSRKPKQ, from the coding sequence ATGAATACTTTGCGAAGTCGTCGTTTTATAATAATGGGTTTACTTCCGGCTATGCTGATCTATGCACTATTTGTTTTTGTACCCGTGATTTGGTCTGCGTATTATGGGTTCTTCGATTGGTCAGGGATCGGAGCTTCATCGTTTATTGGATTAGACAATTATGTGGAAATTGTACATGACCCGATATTCTGGCGTGCGCTGAAGAACAATTTTATTTTTGTCGGAGCAGCCGTGCTGGGTCAGGTGCCACTCGCACTTATATTAGCTATTCTTTTGAGTAAAAATAATTTCCTGCAACGTTTCTTGCGCTCGGCAATCTTCTTGCCAATGGTGCTGTCTACCGTCGTTATCGGGATGATTTGGCAGTATATTTACCACCCGCAGATTGGTATTCTCAATTTCTTCTTGGATGCATTAGGTTTGGAAAGCTGGAAGCTGCAATGGTTATCTGATGATAAAATCGCTATTTTCGCGCTTATTCCTCCGTTGATCTGGAGCTTCGTAGGTTTGTATCTGATTATCTTTATGTCTGCACTACAGAATATTCCTGGAGAAATTCATGATGCTGCCCAGCTCGATGGGGCCACTGGATTAAGGAAATTAGCCTCGATTTCACTTCCTATGATTTGGGGAACGGTACAAGTAGCGTTGGTTCTCTGTATTTCAGGCAGTCTGAAATCCTTTGACCTTGTTTACATCATGACCAAAGGTGGACCGGCACATGCTACAGAACTCTTAGCCACCTATATGTATAATTCAACGTTTACCTCTTACCGTTATGGGTTTGGTAGTGCAATCTCCACAACCATTGTGCTAATCAGTCTTATTCTAATCGGGACCAGCCAATGGATTACCAGTAGAAAGCCCAAACAGTAA
- a CDS encoding nitrous oxide reductase accessory protein NosL codes for MKKWYMLGLIVLGMLLLSACGEKKYAALPINEEVDICVICNMQVKDDAFATQLTTKDGKNYKFDDIGCMNKWKEQNGSKEIGMDYVRDYNDKEWIEFSKASYVYDESLRTPMAYGVISFKDAGSAEAFVKEQGLGTVLTAGELASHEWTQNQNMMNMDMMNDEEHKDGEMSDDMESKDADKGMDMDK; via the coding sequence ATGAAGAAGTGGTATATGCTTGGGTTAATAGTGCTTGGAATGTTGTTGTTGTCCGCCTGCGGGGAGAAGAAATATGCAGCTCTTCCTATCAATGAAGAAGTAGATATCTGTGTAATCTGCAATATGCAGGTTAAGGATGATGCATTTGCTACACAGCTTACCACAAAAGATGGGAAAAATTATAAGTTTGATGATATCGGCTGTATGAATAAATGGAAAGAACAAAATGGGTCAAAAGAAATTGGGATGGATTATGTCCGTGATTATAACGACAAAGAGTGGATTGAATTTAGTAAAGCAAGTTATGTCTACGATGAATCCCTCCGGACACCCATGGCCTATGGCGTGATCAGCTTCAAGGATGCAGGATCTGCGGAAGCTTTTGTAAAAGAACAGGGTCTAGGTACTGTCTTGACCGCTGGAGAACTGGCCTCTCATGAATGGACACAAAATCAGAATATGATGAACATGGACATGATGAACGACGAAGAACACAAGGACGGGGAAATGTCTGATGATATGGAGAGCAAGGATGCAGATAAAGGGATGGATATGGATAAGTGA
- a CDS encoding ABC transporter ATP-binding protein has protein sequence MGEIVVNVAGVSKVIRKQTLVEDISFQIPKGSVLALCGGNGAGKSTVLRMIAGILQPTSGTVTVNNLRWSKERKLFSQQIGYMPDDYQFNQGLSAEETLMFWAALRKVPKRKTRVEEVLELVGLAEKRKSLVNTFSKGMRQRILYAQALLAKPPLLIMDEPTNGLDPFWMNEFVERLHNIKQEGHTVIFSTHQLEIADKAADHIVFLSNGRNVGEGSTGQIREQFGSLYAAFNHSLGLK, from the coding sequence GTGGGTGAGATTGTAGTGAATGTGGCCGGCGTATCCAAGGTCATTCGCAAGCAAACTTTGGTTGAAGATATAAGTTTTCAAATTCCCAAGGGAAGTGTTCTTGCCCTATGCGGCGGTAATGGAGCAGGTAAAAGCACTGTATTACGAATGATTGCGGGCATACTGCAGCCTACCTCCGGTACGGTTACAGTCAACAATCTTCGCTGGAGCAAGGAACGAAAGCTATTCTCGCAGCAAATCGGCTACATGCCAGATGATTATCAATTCAATCAGGGACTGTCGGCTGAAGAAACTCTGATGTTCTGGGCGGCTTTGCGGAAGGTTCCCAAACGGAAGACAAGGGTGGAAGAAGTCCTTGAGTTGGTCGGATTAGCGGAGAAAAGAAAAAGTCTGGTGAATACCTTCTCCAAAGGGATGCGTCAGCGTATTTTATATGCCCAAGCACTATTAGCCAAACCGCCGCTGCTGATTATGGATGAGCCAACCAACGGTCTTGATCCGTTCTGGATGAATGAATTCGTCGAACGATTACACAACATCAAGCAGGAGGGGCATACTGTAATCTTTTCTACACACCAGTTGGAAATTGCGGATAAAGCAGCGGATCATATCGTATTTCTAAGCAACGGGCGAAATGTGGGGGAGGGTTCTACTGGGCAAATACGTGAACAGTTTGGTTCACTCTATGCTGCGTTTAATCACAGTCTGGGTCTGAAATGA